A portion of the Eretmochelys imbricata isolate rEreImb1 chromosome 27, rEreImb1.hap1, whole genome shotgun sequence genome contains these proteins:
- the CDK5R1 gene encoding cyclin-dependent kinase 5 activator 1 isoform X3: MGTVLSLSPSYRKAPLCEDGAAGLGPYGAAPGGRSAKERGLRRHPILAALPWKRIAAVSARKKKHSQKVQPGGCPSSVAHLNSENLRKSLSCANLAGFAPPAAPPAAPPLSAAKSAAPAGRKAPPQPGAAGTPRRVIVQASTGELLRCLGDFLCRRCYRLKHLSPTDPVLWLRSVDRALLLQGWQDQGFITPANVVFLYMLCRDVIAAEVATDHDLQASLLTCLYLSYSYMGNEISYPLKPFLVESCKEAFWDRCLSIINLMSPKMLQINADPHYFTQVFADLKNECSQEEKSRLLIGLDR; the protein is encoded by the coding sequence ATGGGCACGGTGCTGTCGCTGTCCCCGAGCTACCGCAAGGCGCCGCTGTGCGAGGACGGCGCGGCCGGGCTGGGGCCCTACGGCGCGGCGCCCGGCGGCCGGAGCGCCAAGGAGCGCGGCCTGCGGCGCCACCCGATCCTGGCCGCGCTGCCCTGGAAGCGCATCGCCGCCGTCTCGGCCAGGAAGAAGAAGCACTCGCAGAAGGTGCAGCCCGGCGGCTGCCCGAGCAGCGTCGCCCACCTCAACAGCGAGAACCTGAGGAAGTCGCTGTCCTGCGCCAACCTCGCCGGCTTCGCGCCGCCCGCCGCGCCGCCCGCCGCCCCGCCGCTCTCCGCGGCCAAGAGCGCAGCGCCCGCGGGGCGCAAGGCGCCGCCCCAGCCCGGCGCCGCCGGCACCCCGCGGCGGGTCATCGTCCAGGCCTCCACCGGCGAGCTGCTGCGCTGCCTGGGCGACTTCCTCTGCCGCCGCTGCTACCGCCTGAAGCACCTCTCGCCCACGGACCCGGTGCTGTGGCTGCGCAGCGTGGACCGGGCGCTGctcctgcagggctggcaggaCCAGGGCTTCATCACGCCGGCCAACGTGGTCTTCCTCTACATGCTGTGCAGGGACGTCATCGCCGCCGAGGTGGCCACCGACCACGACCTGCAGGCCAGCTTGCTGACCTGCCTGTACCTCTCCTACTCCTACATGGGCAACGAGATCTCCTACCCGCTCAAGCCCTTCCTGGTGGAGAGCTGCAAGGAGGCCTTTTGGGACCGCTGCCTCTCCATCATCAACCTCATGAGCCCCAAGATGCTGCAGATCAACGCGGACCCGCACTACTT